In Gulosibacter molinativorax, a single window of DNA contains:
- the recO gene encoding DNA repair protein RecO, translating into MATPMRSYGDEVVVLRAQQLGEADRILTLFGRERGKIRAVARGVRRTNSKIGGRLEPFAVVDAQLYSKNPDDRSRLETVTQAVTVESFAEAIVADYERYAAANAMVESVDEIIDAEPAALQYALLLQGLRSLTSGERDPLLELDAYLLRSLSLAGWEPSFNECARCGAPGPHARISFAAGGAVCASCAPGCGATLAAHIDTMRLLWALLAGNWRVAEGSDQATRADASRIVKAYVTYHLDRQLKSFTAIDEVWRMRNAGG; encoded by the coding sequence ATGGCCACACCGATGCGCTCGTACGGCGATGAGGTCGTCGTGCTGCGCGCGCAGCAGCTCGGTGAGGCCGACCGCATCCTGACGCTCTTCGGGCGTGAGCGCGGAAAGATCCGCGCCGTGGCCCGAGGGGTGCGCAGGACCAACTCCAAGATCGGCGGGCGGCTCGAGCCGTTCGCCGTCGTGGATGCGCAGCTCTATTCGAAGAATCCCGACGACCGTTCTCGGCTCGAGACGGTGACGCAGGCGGTGACGGTCGAGAGCTTCGCCGAGGCGATCGTCGCCGACTACGAGCGCTACGCCGCAGCCAACGCGATGGTCGAATCTGTCGACGAAATCATCGATGCCGAACCCGCGGCCCTGCAGTACGCACTGCTGCTGCAGGGGCTGCGCTCGCTCACCTCGGGCGAGCGCGATCCGCTCCTCGAGCTGGATGCGTATTTGCTCCGCTCGCTCTCGCTCGCGGGCTGGGAGCCGAGCTTCAACGAGTGTGCCCGCTGCGGCGCGCCGGGTCCGCACGCGCGAATCTCGTTCGCGGCCGGGGGAGCGGTGTGCGCATCCTGTGCCCCGGGGTGCGGCGCGACCTTAGCCGCGCACATCGACACGATGCGTCTGCTCTGGGCGCTGCTCGCGGGGAACTGGCGCGTCGCGGAGGGGAGCGACCAGGCGACCCGGGCGGACGCATCCCGCATCGTGAAGGCGTACGTGACCTACCACCTCGACCGGCAGTTGAAATCCTTCACCGCGATCGACGAGGTGTGGCGGATGCGCAATGCCGGCGGGTGA
- the leuA gene encoding 2-isopropylmalate synthase, translating into MQNFQKPSSMPIDRYVSYDEMFGVRLPDRTWPNKVITEAPRWCAVDLRDGNQALIDPMSPERKMVMFDLLVRMGYKEIEVGFPSASQTDFDFVRRLIDEDKIPEDVTIQVLTQAREHLVKRTYESLRGAKRAIVHLYNSTSTLQREVVFREDREGIKQIALEGARMCKRFEDMIPETEIYYEYSPESFTGTELDYAVEVCNAIIAEFEPTPEHKMIINLPATVEMSTPNVYADMIEYMHRNLDRRESILISLHPHNDRGTGVAAAELGYMAGADRIEGCLFGNGERTGNVCLVTLGVNMFTQGVDPMIDFSNIDEIRRTVEYCNQLKVDERHPWGGDLVYTAFSGSHQDAIKKGFEALDVKAEEQGKDVREIQWEVPYLPIDPQDLGRTYEAVIRVNSQSGKGGVAYLLKEHHNLDLPRRLQVEFSGLVQQRTDAEGGEMTVDAIWEQFIHEYLPAEQVEDKWGRLEIFGTRTQTEMDGTTAMDVKLRVADETREIKTSGNGPIDAFLKALEAKGYEVKLYDYVEHTLSASGDALAAAYVELETNGQRLWGVGIDPDIANASLKAIVSSVNRALRNNGN; encoded by the coding sequence ATGCAAAACTTCCAGAAGCCCTCAAGCATGCCCATCGACCGCTACGTGTCGTACGACGAGATGTTTGGGGTTCGCCTGCCGGACCGCACTTGGCCCAACAAGGTCATCACCGAAGCGCCCCGCTGGTGCGCGGTCGACCTCCGCGACGGCAACCAGGCGCTGATCGACCCGATGTCGCCCGAGCGCAAGATGGTCATGTTCGACCTGCTCGTGCGCATGGGCTACAAGGAGATCGAGGTCGGCTTCCCCTCCGCGAGCCAGACCGACTTCGACTTCGTGCGCCGCCTCATCGATGAGGACAAGATCCCCGAGGACGTCACGATTCAGGTGCTGACCCAGGCGCGCGAGCACCTCGTCAAGCGCACCTATGAATCGCTGCGCGGTGCGAAGCGCGCGATCGTGCACCTCTACAACTCGACGAGCACGCTGCAGCGCGAGGTCGTCTTCCGCGAGGACCGCGAGGGCATCAAACAGATCGCCCTCGAAGGTGCCCGCATGTGCAAGCGGTTCGAGGACATGATCCCCGAGACCGAGATCTACTACGAGTACTCGCCCGAGAGCTTTACGGGCACCGAGCTCGACTACGCCGTCGAGGTCTGCAACGCGATCATCGCCGAGTTCGAGCCGACGCCCGAGCATAAGATGATCATCAACCTGCCGGCGACCGTGGAGATGTCGACCCCGAACGTGTACGCAGACATGATCGAGTACATGCATCGCAACCTGGACCGCCGCGAGTCGATCCTGATCTCACTCCATCCGCACAACGACCGCGGCACCGGCGTCGCAGCGGCGGAGCTCGGCTACATGGCCGGCGCCGACCGCATCGAGGGTTGCCTGTTCGGCAACGGCGAGCGCACCGGTAACGTCTGCCTCGTCACGTTGGGCGTGAACATGTTCACGCAGGGCGTCGACCCGATGATCGACTTCTCGAACATCGACGAGATTCGCCGCACTGTCGAGTACTGCAACCAGCTCAAGGTCGACGAGCGCCACCCGTGGGGCGGCGACCTCGTCTACACCGCGTTCTCGGGTTCGCACCAGGATGCGATCAAGAAGGGCTTCGAGGCCCTCGACGTCAAGGCCGAGGAACAGGGCAAGGACGTCAGGGAGATCCAGTGGGAGGTGCCCTACCTGCCGATCGACCCGCAGGACCTGGGCCGCACCTACGAGGCCGTCATCCGCGTCAACTCGCAGTCCGGCAAGGGCGGCGTCGCGTACCTGTTGAAGGAACACCACAACCTCGACCTGCCGCGTCGCCTGCAGGTGGAGTTCTCGGGCCTCGTGCAGCAGCGCACGGACGCCGAGGGCGGCGAGATGACCGTCGACGCGATCTGGGAGCAGTTCATCCACGAGTACCTGCCGGCCGAACAGGTCGAGGACAAGTGGGGACGCCTCGAGATCTTCGGCACGCGCACGCAGACCGAAATGGACGGCACGACCGCCATGGACGTGAAGCTCCGCGTCGCCGACGAGACCCGCGAGATCAAGACGAGCGGTAACGGCCCGATCGACGCTTTCCTGAAGGCGCTCGAGGCTAAGGGGTACGAGGTGAAGTTGTACGACTACGTCGAGCACACGCTCTCGGCCTCCGGCGACGCGCTCGCCGCGGCATACGTCGAGCTCGAGACCAACGGGCAGCGCCTGTGGGGCGTCGGCATCGACCCGGATATCGCGAACGCCTCGCTCAAAGCGATCGTGTCCTCGGTGAACCGGGCGCTGCGCAACAACGGCAATTAG
- a CDS encoding ATP-binding cassette domain-containing protein encodes MSAPLLSPRSLGGSGTDFQIQSLRRGGFAPLIDVSLTAVAGELTVLLSSDGSGESLLRAAVGVDPTDAGESALQGVAISRRPQQPNTLTPLQVGLLTAQPYCFAGQTIDSAIGQWLDQAPELDRAGRTRRVEESLGFNDLGQAYVENLPQALQHRVAIGRALAPAPAMIAVENPFAELPQRERSMLEGLLRVIAADYGLPVLYASSELSSASRAHHVVKVVGGRVVADVRGWSEIQRQFAAG; translated from the coding sequence ATGTCGGCACCCCTGCTTTCACCACGCTCGCTCGGTGGTTCGGGGACGGATTTTCAGATCCAATCGCTGCGACGCGGCGGCTTCGCCCCGCTCATCGACGTCTCGCTCACCGCGGTCGCGGGCGAGCTCACCGTGCTGCTGTCGAGCGACGGTTCGGGTGAATCGCTCCTCCGCGCCGCGGTCGGCGTTGACCCGACGGATGCGGGGGAGAGCGCCCTGCAGGGCGTCGCCATTTCGCGGCGTCCGCAGCAGCCAAACACGCTGACGCCACTCCAAGTTGGGCTGTTGACGGCCCAGCCGTATTGCTTCGCGGGCCAGACGATCGATAGCGCAATCGGGCAGTGGCTCGATCAGGCACCGGAGCTGGATCGCGCCGGGCGCACCCGCCGGGTCGAGGAATCCCTGGGGTTCAACGACCTCGGGCAGGCCTATGTCGAGAACCTCCCGCAGGCGTTGCAGCATCGCGTGGCGATCGGCCGCGCCCTCGCGCCGGCGCCAGCGATGATTGCGGTCGAGAACCCGTTCGCCGAACTCCCGCAGCGGGAGCGCAGCATGCTCGAGGGGCTGCTGCGCGTGATTGCGGCCGACTACGGCCTGCCTGTCTTGTACGCGTCTTCTGAGCTGTCGAGCGCGTCGCGGGCGCATCACGTCGTGAAGGTCGTGGGCGGTCGGGTCGTTGCGGATGTGCGGGGCTGGTCGGAGATCCAGCGCCAGTTCGCCGCGGGCTAG
- a CDS encoding response regulator — protein sequence MLIESQPDMKFVAEASDGAEAVRLAQATNPDVILMDVRMPVMDGLEATQQIVARGLDTRILILTTFDLDKAVAKAVASGASGFVLKDADPEFLLAAIRTVHSGSEVFAAQATADLIRRFSQSPNRLGGEPEEFKALTEREREMFFLAAKGMSNGEIAAQEFLSEATVKTHISRILAKLSLRDRVQLVVFAYEHGLL from the coding sequence ATGCTCATCGAGAGTCAGCCGGACATGAAGTTTGTCGCCGAGGCTTCGGACGGTGCGGAGGCGGTGCGGCTCGCGCAGGCGACGAACCCCGACGTCATCCTCATGGACGTGCGGATGCCGGTGATGGATGGGCTCGAAGCGACGCAGCAGATCGTCGCCCGGGGACTCGACACGCGCATCCTCATCCTCACGACCTTTGACCTCGATAAGGCGGTCGCGAAGGCCGTCGCTTCCGGCGCATCCGGATTCGTGCTGAAGGATGCCGACCCCGAGTTCCTCCTCGCGGCGATCCGCACCGTGCACTCCGGCTCGGAGGTGTTCGCGGCCCAGGCCACAGCCGACCTCATCCGCCGCTTCTCGCAGTCGCCAAATCGACTCGGTGGCGAACCGGAGGAGTTCAAAGCGCTCACTGAGCGCGAGCGGGAGATGTTCTTCCTCGCGGCGAAGGGCATGTCGAATGGCGAGATCGCGGCGCAGGAGTTCCTCTCCGAGGCCACGGTGAAGACTCACATCTCGCGCATCCTGGCGAAACTGTCGCTCCGCGATCGCGTGCAGCTGGTCGTCTTCGCTTACGAGCACGGGCTACTTTAA